DNA from Canis lupus familiaris isolate Mischka breed German Shepherd chromosome 9, alternate assembly UU_Cfam_GSD_1.0, whole genome shotgun sequence:
TCTCTTTCTGCTATGTCATACTGTCATCACAAACCATGACAgtaggggaggaaagaaggaaatcattTTGAGAAGTGTTTTTGAGGTAGAGTTAACGAAATTGCTAACCCATCAGTtgtagaggaagaagggaaggacgGGATCAATGAAGATGCCAAGTTCTCTAGAGTAGAGTTAGTTCTGCTGAGCCAAGCTTCTTTCcaatggctgctgtaacaaatgaccacaaacttcgtggcttgaaatgacaaaacttatcatcttacagttctgaaagtcagaagtccaaaatgatcttactggctaaaatcaaagtgtagGCAAGGTTGTATTCCCTCTGAAggttctagggaagaatctgcttGCTCACCTTCCAGAGGCTGCCCAAGCTCCTTGGCTCACAATCCCTTCATCCATCTTCCTGCAGCATGGCTTCTTCCAATCTCCCTCTTACTCTGACACTGAGTCTTTTTTCATCTTATACGAACCCTTCTGATGACATCAGACCCAACTAAATACTCTAGGATAATTGCCCCACTTCACATGTTCTTGAGATTGGGATGTCAACATCTTTGGGGGGCAGGATTCTACTGAGCACAAATGAAAACCTCAAGTGAACTAAAATAACATTGGGGAGACAGTCCAGGGTGTGAGGAGGTGCGCCTTCCCAGTACAACAGACCTGATTCCTGTGGCCGCATGGAGATACCCTCACCTGGCCTGACCCTGAAGCTCTAAGCTAGTCAGGAGGGGCTAAGACAGGAGAGACGTCCACtgtgcttctctgcttctctgtgcttGTTCACTTCCATTTGATCAAGGTACAAGAGGTCATTGCCAGGGACAAAGAGTGTTGGTCCACTCTCATTCAGTCAGCTTGACTGGAATCCATCCCCAGAGCAGCACAATACCCTGTCCACTTGTGCGAGCCTCTAACCCATCCCACTCCCAGCTATCTTTGCTATCTGCCATGTGAGCCCTCTGCTGGAGAGCGGAAATACTGAAGCAGAACAAGTTTAGGGTGGATTTAGTCTTGTGACGATGGACTTTGGGGTGGAGATGGACAGTGTGTATTTGGAAATGGTAAGCTGGAGCTAAGGGGAGAATGCGGGCCACAGACATGGAATGGGAGAATCATCAGCATGTTGGCAATAACCAaaatcacagaaagaaagaatccctCCATGGGGGTATAATAAAGTGGGACAAAATGAGGCCTGGAGAGAGaccaccgggctgccccctgtGGTGCTCCAGGGCTCACAAGAACCCACTCTTCACAGCTGTGTGTCCAGTAACATTGCACTGACTGCCTGAGATCAACTGGGGTGGGACTATTTACCCTAGAGAAATTGGAAAATGCCACAAATGGAGATTTTCTTCCCCAGAGGGCTAGTTGTTAAGTATTTAGCAACACACCACTTTTGCGCCAAGATTTAAAGCGGGAGGAAGAGAAATCAGTAGAGGCCTTGGAGATGAGCagttggagaaggaagaaagtggaTGAGGACCGAGTTTCAAAGCTAAGGAAAAACAGCGTCAGAAAGTCAAGAGTGTCACCACTGGAGTAGGGGGCCAGGGAAGTGAGGACCAAAAAAGTCGGACATTATCACCGTGGGAGGTATTGGGGAAGCTGGATAGAGGAGGCGGATCTCTGGGGTCAGCTAGGTGATAGCTGCAAAGGCCGGGACTCTGGCTCAGTCCCTGGACACAAGAACTGGGGCCACTTGAGcccttggggctcctgggccAGGCCTGGCTCCAGAGAGTTGTATCTTGGGATTCTGTTTTCTAGGCTGTGTCTCCATCCAAGGCCCAGAGTCCGTGAGGGGCCTAGAGGGGGGCTCAGTGACGGTGCAGTGTCACTATACACCAGGATGGGAGACCTACAAGAAGTGGTGGTGTCGTGGAGCATACTGGAAATCATGTGACATCCTTGTTCAAACAGAAGGATCAGAGCAAGAAGTGAAGAGAGACCATGTGTCCATCAGGGACAACCAGAGACAGCACTTGCTCACGGTGACCATGAAGGAGGTCAGGCAAAGTGACACAGACACTTACTGGTGTGGGATTAGCAAACCTGGACCTGATCTTGGGGCACCTATCAAAGTGACCATTGACCCAGGTAAGAATTTTCTTGTCTACACAGTGAGGCCTTCATGCTCAGGACAGAAAGAGTGAGGGGCTCTCACTCCtaagggcagaaggaaaatggCTGAGTACCTGAGTGTCCTCATCACAGTCTCTGAGGTCACCTGAGGTATTCAACTGATGCATGCAGGGCTGGCAGGTTatagggtgggagtggggataTGGACCCTCCCTTCACTGCCCATGGCCCAGGCCAGCTCTCCTGGGGACCAACAGCCCTGGCATGGGTGGACCTTGGATGCCTGCACAGGATCCTGGGGCACTGCTTTAGGTAGTGGTCAATCTCTGGTAGTCACACTCCAGACCCATCACTACACAGAGGGTCAGGAGAGACACCTGGGGAagccctgaaccccaggatcttCGACAACCTTGAGTAGTTCCAACTGATGGAGCTCCAACAGTGCCTCTCTTCTCTGGGCCCCCAGTCGCCCTGTCCTCTACTTTCCCTGGCTGCGTAAGAGTGAGCAAGGAGATAGAGGGACCCAAGAAGGGGCTCACGTAACTATGGATGttgtgaagagaaaggaaggctttGGCCATTATGCCAAAGTCAGGGACCCCTCGAACTGTCCTGGGGTCTCCTCAGGCCTAGGACTCAACTAAAAAACAGGTCCTGGATGCTCAGTGCCAAGCTGGTCTCAGGAATCCATGACCAAGCAGTCAACCATAAATCGTAACCACAGTTTCCCATAAAGATGTTTAATTTGTCATAACCATTGCTAACGATTGAACCTGAATGTGCTCTCTTATCCACCAGTCCTCCTgagtcctcctcctccttaccACCTCAAAAACTGGGCACCCCATTTCTAGAACCATCTGTCCTTGAGCCCAGAGTAGGCGCTGCTTGAGCAGAAAGGACTAGGGATGTTCTCCCCCCGGCTGAAAGTCCCACCCAGAGGGCTAAGCAGACAGAACTGGAAAGCCAGATCTCTCTCCCCAGAAGCAACTGCAGTGTGTGCtcctgattcatttttatttcttctcgcCACATCTGAATCAATGGAGAGTAACTGAGTGGTGGTTCAGAAAACTCAGcagagggcacctgggtcgctgagtcagttaagcttctgcctcttggtttctcctcaggtcatgatttcagggtagtgagatggagccctgcatcgggctctgtgctcatcggaaagtctgtttgagattctctccctctccctctgcctctccacctgccccctgctaacataaatcaataaaatattttttaaaagaagaagaaaactcacCAGAAAGGGAGAAGCCTGGGCACTGTATCCAGAGACGAAGCTTCCCAGTCCAGGGGCAGGGGAGCTCCCCAGGGGGCCTGGCAGGGCACCGGGAGCCACACATGAGCCCCTGTCTGTCCCCATAACCTGTAGctgactctgcctgtgtctagGGGTTCTGAGCACCCAGGCCAGCCTGCAATCCAGGACAACTACCAGCGGCCGTGCAGGAACGTCATCTGGCTCCTACATCAGGTGTGTAGGCCTCCGTCCTTACCCTGCCCCTACCTGGGGCCTCTCCTGCTCTGCTTCGGTGCCCTCACAGGTTGCCAGAACTGTCACAGCCAGGGTCAAGGCCCAAAGCTACTCCCATCCTGCCAACTGGCTCCTGCCGGTGTCGCCCCTCACCCCCCATCTCCCATTCCACCCTCCCCAGGAAGCTGCTCTGCAGAATCTTTCTCTATATTCAGTTGTCAAGAAAAAAAGCCCTGATGTCCTAGAGTGTGCGAGGAGAGAGAGGACAAAATCTCCACGGTGCAAGGCACCGGATGCTGCAGAGCAGGAGTGTGGTTCAGCCACCCTGAGCTGGCATTAATGGGAGCAGCAAAGGCGCGCAGCCTGTCGTGGGTGACCCTACAGCGCTGCTTCGGGAAGGGGAGCCTCGGGAGGCGCCATCAGAAAGGAAGATGGGCCCAGAGCAAAGCAAAACCAACAGGCTGAAGGTCCTTCTGAGGAACCCTGATGGTTGAGCCACTGAGAAGGCTCATGGGGAGTCTCGGCGTAGGCCTGCCAGGTCCATGGTCGCAGGCTTTGCCTAGCTGGCCAATGCCCCATGCTGTCGGGGCCCTGAGAGTGATGGGGCCGGGGGCCTGGGGCTCTGATGGCTCTGTCCCCTCTTGCAGGCACCACTACATTCTCCTGGTGTTCCTGAAGGTACCCATCTTGCTCCTGTTGGTCGCTGCTGTGCTTTGGTTGAAGGGGTCTCAGCAGAGACCGTCTATATGAACTTGCCCTCTGATCTTCTCATCAAAGACACAACCCTTTAGACAGATGGACGAGCAGAACCTTCTGCCCCTGGACCCCATTTCCAAAGGAGACACAGGCTGTGAAAGAAATGCCTCTGGGTCCTCAGGACGCAGTGACAGAGGCGGGAAACACTGAAGGGCTGGCCGGGAACCCTTCCACCACAATCTGCACAGCTCAGAGACACAACTCGGGCCCCTTTTGAGGTGCCATGGCCTTGTTCCCACTCCTTCGAGAGTGGGATGTCCCATCCTACCCACCATGGGGCTGAAGCTCATGGTCGGAGCTGTTGGGGTGGAATTCAAGCCATGCCTTCTCTGCTGGAAGAAGTCAGGGCACAGGGCCAGGGACCCAAGCACAGAGAGAAGAAGTAGGGGTGCAGACAGAGACACGAAGCACTGCCCACACCCTGGTCTCCTTCACTCCTGAGACCAGCTCAGTATGTGCCATGTCTGAGCTTCTGATACATAAAGGGTTTTTTCTCAAGCCGGTTGAGTTGGATTTTGATGGCTTGTGCCCATGAGAACTCTGATGGATGCACTCACACCCCAAAGAGGGGAATCTGTGTGGGTTCCCAGTTCTGGGGCATCCCCTCTGTCCAGGGAGGACACTGCTCTGAGTaccctgagcagaggagggaccAGGAGGCTCTGTGGGCCCAGCTCCAGGGCtggctttcctccctctccctcctcctcctcctcctctgtcctggCTCCCTGagctccctgtcccccacccatCAGGGCCTGAGGCTTCCAAGGAGCCACGTTCACTTCTCCCTTGGGGCTGCTAGGCCTCAGAAACCACCTCAAGGTTGGGGAGGGCAGTCAGAAAAACTGAGGGAAAGGATGTTGCCTCTCCTACATAATgatgtttaaataataataattaatttgttTAGATGATCTTAATAACTAAAATTGTCTGAGATAAATGATGttttttcctttatccatttgGATGGACTTGGTCACTTTGCAACTTACATACAGGCCATGGGTCCTCTCACTGAAGGTAGCATCACTTCACGTGAGGAGGAACAGCCCCATCTGAGACATGTCCACCCACGTGcgaaaacacacaaacacatcagTTTGGAATGTTTCCCTTTGTTGTCCCATGAAGCTTTATTGAGCAACAGTTGACAAATAAAGTTGTGTATATTAAAGGtgtacatgtgattttttttttaaggggcgTAAATGATGATTTAAGATCTATATGCTGGGactcctgcgtggctcagtggttaagagtctgcctttggctcaggtcatgatccctgtgtcctgggatccggtcccacaacaggctccccacagggaacctgtttttccctctgcctatgtctctgcctctctctgtgtctcatgaataaataaataaaatcttttaaaaaaaagatctatatgCCTTGTTAAATGAGCACTGCAATCCAGTTCATTAACAAATCCATCactttacaaacttttttttttggtatgggaGGAGCACTTCAAAgctaccctcttagcaaatttcaagtata
Protein-coding regions in this window:
- the LOC100686711 gene encoding CMRF35-like molecule 7 isoform X2, with the protein product MQLQPVLLLLSLPGCVSIQGPESVRGLEGGSVTVQCHYTPGWETYKKWWCRGAYWKSCDILVQTEGSEQEVKRDHVSIRDNQRQHLLTVTMKEVRQSDTDTYWCGISKPGPDLGAPIKVTIDPEEENSPEREKPGHCIQRRSFPVQGQGSSPGGLAGHREPHMSPCLSP
- the LOC100686711 gene encoding CMRF35-like molecule 7 isoform X1, with the translated sequence MQLQPVLLLLSLPGCVSIQGPESVRGLEGGSVTVQCHYTPGWETYKKWWCRGAYWKSCDILVQTEGSEQEVKRDHVSIRDNQRQHLLTVTMKEVRQSDTDTYWCGISKPGPDLGAPIKVTIDPGVLSTQASLQSRTTTSGRAGTSSGSYIRHHYILLVFLKVPILLLLVAAVLWLKGSQQRPSI
- the LOC100686711 gene encoding CMRF35-like molecule 7 isoform X3 — translated: MQLQPVLLLLSLPEGSEQEVKRDHVSIRDNQRQHLLTVTMKEVRQSDTDTYWCGISKPGPDLGAPIKVTIDPGVLSTQASLQSRTTTSGRAGTSSGSYIRHHYILLVFLKVPILLLLVAAVLWLKGSQQRPSI